Proteins encoded together in one Streptomyces sp. B1I3 window:
- a CDS encoding TetR/AcrR family transcriptional regulator, with protein MPDTPRRRNIAPPREDVLAAVMATVAERGLDGLTMAGLGRAVHMSSGHLLYYFRTKDELLLQTLEWSEGRLGAERRAVLGGPGTVRERLDAYIALYVPAGHRDPHWTLWLEVWNRSRNADDDARSRQAAIEDAWHRDLVELLAEGVTRGEFRAVDTGRAATRLRALLDGFSVHVTVGIPGTGRAQVLDQMRAYVDETLPASGAADIPPAS; from the coding sequence GTGCCCGACACCCCGCGCCGCCGCAACATCGCCCCGCCCCGGGAGGACGTGCTGGCCGCCGTCATGGCCACCGTCGCCGAACGCGGCCTCGACGGCCTCACGATGGCCGGCCTGGGCCGCGCGGTCCACATGAGCAGCGGACACCTCCTCTACTACTTCCGGACCAAGGACGAGCTGCTGCTGCAGACCCTGGAGTGGAGCGAGGGACGGCTCGGTGCCGAACGCCGGGCCGTGCTCGGCGGCCCGGGCACCGTCCGCGAGCGCCTCGACGCCTACATCGCCCTGTACGTCCCCGCCGGCCACCGCGACCCGCACTGGACGCTCTGGCTGGAGGTCTGGAACCGCTCGCGGAACGCGGACGACGACGCCCGCTCCCGGCAGGCCGCGATCGAGGATGCCTGGCACCGTGACCTGGTGGAGCTGCTGGCCGAAGGCGTCACGCGCGGGGAGTTCCGCGCCGTCGACACCGGCCGGGCCGCGACCCGGCTGAGGGCCCTCCTGGACGGGTTCAGCGTCCACGTCACCGTCGGCATCCCCGGCACCGGGCGGGCACAGGTCCTGGACCAGATGCGCGCCTATGTGGACGAGACGCTCCCGGCCTCCGGCGCGGCGGACATCCCGCCCGCATCCTGA
- a CDS encoding agmatine/peptidylarginine deiminase: MTFRMPPEWAPHERTWMAWPGPNPTFATGAELDEARRAWAAVARAVRRFEPVTVIAGPGQEDSARALLGPDIEIAVRPLDDAWMRDIGPTFVTDGSRLAAVDWTFNGWGAQGWARWEHDRHIARTVAELAGVPVHSSPLVNEGGAIHVDGEGTVLLTETVQLGRERNPGWTRQAVEDEIHARLGTEKAVWLPRGLTGDYGTYGTLGHVDIVAAFARPGLVVAHVQPDPAHPDHEITRETVRLLRAATDAGGRPLEVVEIPAPTTPRGPDGDWADYSYINHYLCNDGVILCAFDDPRDDEAAAVFADLFPGRTVTPVDARTIFAGGGGIHCITQQQPRI; encoded by the coding sequence ATGACCTTCCGTATGCCGCCCGAGTGGGCCCCGCACGAGCGCACGTGGATGGCCTGGCCCGGCCCCAACCCCACCTTCGCCACCGGCGCCGAGCTGGACGAGGCGCGCCGGGCCTGGGCCGCCGTCGCCCGCGCCGTACGCCGTTTCGAACCCGTCACGGTGATCGCCGGCCCCGGCCAGGAGGACAGCGCCCGCGCCCTCCTCGGGCCGGACATCGAGATCGCCGTCCGCCCGCTGGACGACGCCTGGATGCGGGACATCGGCCCCACCTTCGTCACCGACGGCAGCCGGCTGGCCGCCGTCGACTGGACGTTCAACGGCTGGGGCGCTCAGGGCTGGGCCCGCTGGGAGCACGACCGGCACATCGCCCGTACGGTCGCGGAGCTCGCCGGCGTCCCCGTGCACAGCTCGCCCCTGGTCAACGAGGGCGGCGCGATCCACGTCGACGGCGAGGGCACCGTCCTGCTCACCGAGACCGTCCAGCTCGGCAGGGAACGCAACCCCGGCTGGACCCGGCAGGCCGTCGAGGACGAGATCCACGCCCGGCTGGGCACCGAGAAGGCCGTCTGGCTGCCGCGCGGCCTGACCGGCGACTACGGCACGTACGGCACCCTCGGCCATGTCGACATCGTGGCCGCCTTCGCCCGCCCCGGCCTGGTGGTCGCCCACGTGCAGCCGGACCCGGCCCACCCGGACCACGAAATCACCCGCGAGACGGTACGCCTCCTGCGCGCAGCCACCGACGCGGGCGGACGCCCGCTGGAGGTCGTGGAGATCCCGGCCCCCACGACACCGCGGGGCCCCGACGGCGACTGGGCGGACTACTCCTACATCAACCACTACCTCTGCAACGACGGTGTGATCCTCTGCGCCTTCGACGACCCGAGGGACGACGAGGCGGCGGCCGTATTCGCCGACCTGTTCCCCGGCCGTACGGTGACACCGGTCGACGCCCGTACGATCTTTGCCGGTGGTGGAGGCATCCACTGCATCACGCAGCAGCAACCCAGGATCTGA
- a CDS encoding urease subunit alpha — translation MDPYEYASVHGPRAGDRVRLGDSGLTVRVESDAQKQGDEFLAGFGKTARDGLHLKAAAVRGTCDVVISNVLVIDAVLGIRKVSIGIREGRIAAIGRAGNPDTLDGVDVVVGTGTTIVSGEGMIATAGAVDPHVHLLSPRIMEASLASGVTTVIGQEFGPVWGVGVNSPWALRHAFNAFDAWPVNIGFLGRGSSSHDAPLVEALAEGGACGFKVHEDMGAHTRALDTALRVAEEYDVQVALHSDGLNECLSVEDTLSVLEGRTIHAFHIEGCGGGHVPNVLKMAGVPNVIGSSTNPTLPFGRDAVAEHYGMIVSVHDLKTDLPGDAAMARDRIRAGTMGAEDVLHDLGAIGITSSDAQGMGRAGETVRRTFAMAAKMKSELGPMEGDGPGDDNARVLRYIAKLTINPAIAHGLAHEVGSIETGKLADIVLWHPEFFGAKPQLVLKSGFPAYGVTGDPNAATDTCEPLVLGPQFGAHGATAADLSVAFVAEAATQLGADLMPTRRRRVAVRGTRGIGPADLRLNSRTGKVCVDGETGLVTLDGDPLRSPAADSVTLNRLYFL, via the coding sequence ATGGATCCCTACGAGTACGCCTCCGTGCACGGTCCGCGCGCCGGGGACCGGGTGAGGCTCGGCGACTCCGGGCTGACCGTCCGCGTGGAGTCCGACGCCCAGAAGCAGGGCGACGAGTTCCTCGCCGGCTTCGGCAAGACGGCCCGTGACGGCCTGCACCTCAAGGCCGCCGCCGTCCGCGGGACCTGCGACGTGGTCATCAGCAACGTCCTGGTCATCGACGCCGTACTGGGCATCCGGAAGGTGTCCATCGGCATCCGTGAGGGCCGGATCGCCGCGATCGGGCGGGCGGGCAACCCGGACACCCTCGACGGTGTCGACGTGGTGGTCGGCACCGGCACGACCATCGTCTCCGGCGAGGGCATGATCGCGACGGCGGGAGCCGTGGACCCCCATGTCCACCTGCTCTCCCCGCGGATCATGGAGGCATCGCTGGCCTCCGGTGTCACCACCGTCATCGGCCAGGAGTTCGGGCCCGTCTGGGGCGTCGGCGTCAACTCACCCTGGGCCCTGCGCCACGCCTTCAACGCGTTCGACGCCTGGCCCGTCAACATAGGCTTCCTGGGCCGCGGTTCCTCCTCCCACGACGCGCCGCTGGTCGAGGCCCTCGCCGAGGGAGGCGCCTGCGGCTTCAAGGTCCACGAGGACATGGGCGCCCACACCCGTGCCCTGGACACCGCGCTGCGGGTCGCCGAGGAGTACGACGTCCAGGTCGCCCTGCACAGCGACGGGCTGAACGAGTGCCTGTCCGTCGAGGACACCCTGAGCGTGCTCGAAGGCCGCACGATCCACGCCTTCCACATCGAGGGCTGCGGCGGCGGACACGTACCCAACGTGCTGAAGATGGCCGGCGTCCCCAACGTCATCGGGTCCTCCACCAATCCGACGCTCCCCTTCGGACGGGACGCGGTGGCCGAGCACTACGGCATGATCGTCTCCGTCCACGACCTCAAGACCGACCTGCCCGGTGACGCCGCCATGGCCCGCGACCGGATCAGGGCGGGCACGATGGGAGCCGAGGACGTGCTGCACGACCTGGGTGCCATCGGGATCACCTCCTCCGACGCGCAGGGCATGGGGCGGGCCGGGGAGACCGTGCGCCGCACCTTCGCCATGGCCGCGAAGATGAAGAGCGAACTCGGCCCCATGGAGGGCGACGGCCCCGGCGACGACAACGCCCGGGTGCTGCGCTACATCGCCAAGCTCACCATCAACCCCGCCATCGCCCACGGCCTCGCCCACGAAGTCGGCTCCATCGAGACCGGCAAGCTCGCGGACATCGTGCTCTGGCATCCGGAGTTCTTCGGTGCGAAGCCCCAGCTGGTCCTGAAGTCCGGCTTCCCGGCGTACGGCGTCACGGGCGATCCCAACGCCGCCACGGACACCTGCGAACCCCTCGTCCTGGGACCGCAGTTCGGCGCCCACGGGGCCACCGCCGCCGATCTCTCCGTCGCCTTCGTCGCGGAGGCCGCCACCCAGCTGGGCGCCGATCTCATGCCCACCCGCCGCCGCAGGGTCGCGGTCCGCGGCACACGCGGCATCGGACCGGCGGACCTGCGCCTCAACTCCCGTACCGGGAAGGTCTGCGTAGACGGTGAGACCGGCCTCGTCACGCTCGACGGCGATCCGCTGCGCTCACCGGCCGCCGACTCCGTCACGCTCAACCGCCTCTACTTCCTCTAG